A section of the Candidatus Eremiobacteraceae bacterium genome encodes:
- the pheT gene encoding phenylalanine--tRNA ligase subunit beta: protein MQLSVSWLRDFVDGDATPEAIAAALTARGFTVDSVTPQPMPAKIVVGLIDSLARHPNADRLQVSTVDVGGSKLQIVTGATNVAVGDKIPIALVGAVVFARELAPDGSRKMNPIAKSTLRGMESVGMMCSASELALPGEYDDGIVILDTDAVVGEDFWHSVRFGDAVLDVDVPSNRPDCLSVLGLAREAGAGLGAPFRALELETFAGTAAPGIGVEIGDKAICRRLEGQRFTGARSGRTPFWMALRLQASRVRSLGFLVDVSNYVQLETGQPLHFYDATALRGGRIVARASTAGEKVVTLDGVERTLAAGVPVIADGEGLVGIAGIFGGARAAVTDTTTDVFLESPNFVGAPVRRAAIALGLRTEGASRHEKNLPLELVELGRRRAAQFLTAAGATASAVVEAGESPGAARVVTARPARINGLLGTSYDVARMRAALAPIGLAAAGDDPLRVAVPYWRNDVAEEVDIVEEVARAIGYDDIEERRIAATPQDVDEGQYRQESVLAQTLVALGYREAVTIALQGSKVVAAWERSGLPFWPELATITNPLSEDQRFLRPSLLPGLLTVATRNWERATGPVRLFEVGHVFRPLGSDTNSGSPDAGAYDENGVLEWPSLCGLAMFPSDAAADANPVDRRLLEVKGEAERAIASLCDLQVTTEPGARGYFHAGAAANLIADGRTLAKFGRIHPQLARAYDLPSATYAFLLYLENIPQRRPIVKYVPLPKFPGTTRDIAVVVDEKVTARELADAATADGLGLLERVAAFDEYRGAQVGAGKKSVALSIALRKPDATITDVEADAAIEKIVAGLRERFQADLRGPA from the coding sequence GTGGACTCCGTCACGCCGCAGCCTATGCCCGCGAAGATCGTCGTCGGGCTCATCGATTCGTTGGCGCGTCATCCAAATGCCGACCGTCTGCAAGTCAGCACGGTCGACGTCGGCGGTTCGAAGCTGCAGATCGTCACCGGCGCCACGAACGTTGCGGTGGGCGATAAGATCCCGATCGCGTTAGTCGGCGCGGTAGTGTTTGCTCGGGAGCTCGCACCCGACGGCTCGCGCAAGATGAACCCCATCGCGAAGTCCACGCTGCGCGGCATGGAATCGGTCGGCATGATGTGCTCGGCTTCGGAGCTCGCCTTGCCCGGCGAGTACGACGACGGCATCGTGATCCTCGATACCGATGCGGTTGTCGGCGAAGATTTTTGGCATTCGGTCCGATTCGGCGACGCCGTGCTTGACGTCGACGTGCCCAGCAACCGGCCCGATTGTCTGTCGGTTCTCGGGCTCGCGCGTGAAGCTGGGGCCGGCCTGGGCGCGCCGTTTCGCGCGTTGGAACTTGAGACGTTCGCCGGCACCGCTGCTCCGGGGATCGGCGTGGAGATCGGCGACAAGGCCATCTGCCGCCGGCTCGAGGGTCAGCGGTTCACGGGCGCCCGTTCGGGCCGCACACCGTTTTGGATGGCCCTGCGCCTGCAGGCGTCGCGGGTGCGCAGCCTCGGCTTTTTGGTCGACGTCTCGAACTACGTGCAGTTGGAGACCGGCCAGCCGCTGCATTTCTACGATGCCACGGCGTTGCGCGGCGGCCGCATCGTGGCGCGCGCTTCGACGGCGGGCGAAAAAGTGGTCACGCTCGACGGCGTGGAGCGCACGCTCGCGGCCGGCGTTCCGGTGATCGCCGATGGCGAGGGACTCGTCGGCATTGCTGGCATCTTCGGCGGCGCGCGCGCGGCTGTGACCGACACCACCACCGACGTCTTCCTCGAATCGCCGAATTTCGTCGGCGCGCCCGTACGGCGTGCGGCGATCGCTTTGGGCTTGCGCACCGAAGGCGCGTCGCGTCACGAAAAGAATTTGCCGCTCGAACTCGTCGAGTTGGGGCGCCGGCGCGCTGCGCAATTTCTGACGGCGGCTGGCGCAACGGCTTCGGCGGTAGTTGAAGCCGGCGAGTCGCCCGGCGCGGCGCGCGTCGTAACCGCCCGGCCCGCGCGGATCAACGGGCTGCTCGGCACGTCGTACGATGTCGCGCGCATGCGCGCCGCTCTCGCGCCGATCGGACTTGCGGCAGCGGGCGACGATCCACTGCGCGTCGCGGTCCCATATTGGCGCAACGACGTCGCTGAGGAAGTCGACATCGTCGAAGAAGTCGCGCGCGCCATCGGCTATGACGACATCGAGGAGCGCCGCATCGCGGCCACGCCGCAGGATGTGGACGAAGGGCAATACCGCCAAGAGAGCGTGCTCGCGCAGACGCTTGTCGCGCTCGGCTATCGCGAGGCCGTGACCATCGCGCTGCAAGGTTCGAAAGTGGTGGCCGCGTGGGAGCGATCCGGGTTGCCGTTCTGGCCAGAGCTTGCCACCATCACAAATCCGCTTTCCGAAGATCAGCGCTTCTTGCGTCCAAGCCTGCTGCCCGGTTTGCTCACCGTCGCCACGAGAAATTGGGAGCGCGCCACCGGTCCGGTTCGGCTGTTCGAAGTGGGCCACGTCTTTCGGCCGCTTGGGAGCGACACGAATTCCGGCTCGCCCGATGCCGGCGCATACGATGAGAACGGCGTGCTCGAATGGCCGTCGCTGTGCGGGCTCGCGATGTTCCCGTCCGATGCCGCAGCCGACGCAAACCCGGTCGACCGCCGCCTTCTCGAAGTGAAAGGCGAAGCGGAGCGCGCGATCGCTTCGCTGTGCGACCTGCAGGTGACCACCGAACCGGGAGCGCGCGGATACTTCCATGCCGGCGCGGCCGCGAATCTCATCGCGGACGGCCGCACGCTTGCGAAATTTGGCCGCATCCATCCGCAGTTGGCGCGCGCGTACGATTTGCCGAGTGCGACGTACGCCTTCTTGCTCTACCTCGAAAACATTCCGCAGCGCCGGCCCATTGTGAAGTACGTGCCGCTACCGAAATTCCCCGGCACCACTCGCGACATCGCGGTGGTGGTGGACGAGAAAGTGACAGCGCGCGAGCTTGCCGATGCCGCGACCGCCGATGGCCTCGGCTTGCTCGAACGCGTTGCGGCGTTCGACGAGTATCGCGGCGCGCAAGTCGGCGCCGGCAAGAAAAGCGTCGCGCTCTCGATCGCGCTTCGCAAACCCGATGCCACGATCACCGATGTCGAGGCCGACGCCGCCATCGAGAAGATCGTCGCCGGGTTGCGCGAGCGGTTCCAGGCCGACCTTCGCGGTCCGGCCTGA